The genomic region TCAAATTAGAAAATTAATCCAAAAATACTTCATCCATTACTCTAAATCGTTATCATTCGCCAGAGAATGGATTAAAAGATTCATGCCAAAAGTTAAAAAAGTTTAGCGATTAACTATAAATCCTGGTTTTTAATTTTAGTTATTATTTTTAATCTGAATTATTCATACTTTAAAATTATAGGAACATATATATACCATGAAACTATTTAGGTATACCTAACAATAAATTTAGGTATGTCTAAAATTATTGTTTGAGATCTATAATTTAAAAATAACAAACAAAAAGGAGGTGAAAAAATGAGAAGACAAGTGATTTTAATAGTAATGACATTTGTTTTCGCACTGCTTCTTTGCGGAGCAGTCGCAGCAGCGACAACCGAAGGTGATTCTGGAAGCATAAATGTAACACAACAGTCAAATAACTCATCAGTCAATCAAAGTGAAAATGTAGAAGTAAAAGAAGCAAAACCAAAGATGGCGATATTTTTACATGACGCAGATTTAAGATCTGCCGAGGCATTTGATAAAATACCTGTTGCTGACAGACCAGTAAATCTAAGTATATATCGGACACTGAAAGCAGCAGAATATATCAATGAAACATTAGACCTTACAAAATACAGAGTTATCATTGTTCAAACAGGAGGGCACGGAGGAGCACCAACCCAGCAATTAAATGCAATGCTTCCATTACTTAGATCTGCACGCGACGCTGGTGCGGAAATTGCAATAATGGGTGTTGGGCACAACATAAGCACAATAAATCTTACACAACATCCTTTTATATCTGGATACTTCCAGAATCTGGTACATTTTGGAACTATCCCCAACAGCATAAACGCCCACAATTTGCTAAACTACACTTATTCAAAGTTCATGAATGGAACAGCCAATATCCATCCTCCTGCACATCTGCCAACACCAGGGATTTATCATCCTAATGCACCGGGCTTTTTTTTCAATAACACTGCAGATTATATTTCATGGGCTAAAAATCGGACGGACAACCGGTTCGACGCAACTAAACCAACTGTTGGTATTCTTGCATGTCCACAATTTACAAGTGGATATGTAATGGATGAATTTGTCCGCAAAATTGAGGAACACGGTGCAAATGTAATGATAGTTTATCCTGTTCGTGGCACGATAACTGATGTAAGCATAAGAAATCCAGAAATTCCGCTCTTTTACATGGACAGTAAGCCTCTAGTTGACGTGGTTATATCTTTCCACAACGTCGTTAAGACCATCCCAGATGAAATGAGGGTAGATCAATTTAAAGAGCTTAATGTATCCGTTCTTGGTGGAATTTCACTAGGAGGTATGTTTGGAAGGATGACTCCTGAAGAATGGAAGAACTCCACAAGAGGTGTTGATCTGGCGCATGTTGGGTTTATTTTTACACCGAAAGAACTGATTGGTGTTGCTGCCCCTACGGTGATTGCTGGTATTCACATAGACGAATCTGGAGCAAGGATTGATGTGCCTATACCAGAACAGATTACAAGACTTGTTGGTCGTGCAATAAATCATGCCCTGCTGAAGCACAAAGAAAATAAAGATAAAAATATTGCTATTATACACTTTGAATATGCTGCAGCTGGACTTAATATCCACAAAAGTTTAGAACAGTTACTCAGTGCAATGTACAGTGAAAAATACACTGTTAATCCAATGAACGAGAGTGAAATTACAAATGCAATGATAGCACACGGCCGTAATATCGGTATGTGGGCTCAATCTACTTTGGAGATGATGGTACAGAATCATAGAGATAAGCTTGTTCTGATCCCAATTTCTGAATATGAAAAATGGTTTAAAGATATTATACCTGAACATAGACAGAAAGAGGTGCTTGCATTCTGGGGAGAACCTGCAAATGGTTCTATGGTAGTAAAGCATGAGGGAAAACCATATTTTGTTATCCCTATGGTTAGAACAGGTAATATTATGATAATGCCACAACCATCCAGAAGCGGAGGAACTGTTGATGAAAGAGTTGTATACCATGATGCGAAAATGCCACCACATCACCAGTACATTGCGTTTTATCTCTGGCTGCAACGACAGAACATCGATGCAATTATCCACTTCGGTACACATGGAACACAGGAATGGTTGCCAGGTAAAGAAAGAGGGCTATCAGTAGATTGCTGGCCATCTCTTATGAGTGGTGAAATTCCTATAATTTACCCTTACATCGTCGATAATGTTGGAGAAGCAACCATAGCAAAGCGCCGTGGCGATGCTGTAATCATCAGTCACATGACACCACAACTGGTAGCAGCAGGCTTGCATGGAGATTTGAGAATTCTTCACGATATGATCCATCATTACAAAGAAATTCCAGATCCTGTTGTGCAGGATGGAGAACGGCGGCAGGTCATTAAAAAAGCGATCGATATGAACATTGATAAAGAGATGGGAATGCCGGGCTTTGAAGGGATTCCGTGGGATTTAAATCTTACTGATATGATCCACAAACACATTCATATGATCGAAAGTCAGGTGATACCTGTAGGGCTGCATATTCTCGGAGAAATTCCTAATAAGGCACTTATGAAAGAGACAGTGCTTAAGATGCTCGGTCCAGTATTTATCAAAGAGATCATAACGGTTGGTAACATAACAGGAGTTTATGAATGCAAAGTAGAAGAAGATGCAAGAGCCAGAGCAAAAGATATGTTGGATATGGCACTCCTCAATAAGACATCACTTATAGACATTCAGCGACAGATACTGAACAATAATTCATCAGATAAACTCACGAAGGATTTAGAAAAAGGAATATTATATTTTAAGAACTTCTTGCTTGTAGATAGTGAAATTAAATCTATTATAAGCGCTCTTTCAGGCGGGTTCATTCCTCCAAGTTCTGGAGGAGATCCGATTCGTAATCCTGAAAGTCTGCCTACTGGACGTAATCTTTACTCCTTCGATCCAAGAGAAATACCTACAAAAACTTCATGGGAAATTGGAAGAAATACTCTGCACGCATTTCTGGAAGAATATAATGCAACACATGGAAAGTATCCAGACAAGATAGCATTTATTCTATTTGCAGGTGAGACGATGCGCCATCGTGGTGTTGCAGAAGCACAGATTCTTTATGCACTCGGTGTTGAACCAGTATGGGACAGTAGCAATCGTGTGCGTACAGATATAAGAGTATCTAATGGTTTACGACTTATCCCTGATGATAAGCTTGGTCGTCCACGAATTGATGTTGTTGTCACTATAACCTGCCTTTATCGAGACACATTTTCATGCCGTGTTAATCTTATCGATGCGGCGGTGCGGCTTGTTGCCAATCATACAGAAAATGGACAAATAAATCATATACGGCGCAATTATCTTGAACTTAGAGATAAGTTAATGAAAGATGGTGTTTCGGATGAAAATGCAAACAGATTGGCATCAGCCCGTATATTTGGACCAGCATCTGGTGCTTATGGTCTCGGACTTGGAAATGCAGTTGCAGACAGTGGAACATGGGGTGAAAGAAGTGAATTAGCAAGTTTCTACCTCAATCGAATGGGTAATATCTATTCTGCAAATATGTGGGGAGAACATAATCGATCTGTCTTTGAACAGATCTTACGCAAGACAGATGTAGCTATTTTCAGCAGATCATCTAACAACTGGGGATTACTGACAACAGATCATCCATTTGAGTTCCTGGGCGGTCTAAGCATGGCGATTGAACATCTTGATGGAAGAAAACCACAATTGATGATCACTGATCTACGCAATCCATATGGAGATACCAAAATCATTTCATTAGATAGGATGCTTCGAACAGAGCTTCGAGCCCGACCTTATAATCCAAGGTGGATTAAGGGATTGATGGAGCATGGTTTCAGTGGAGCCAGAGAGATGTCAGATGTGATCACCAATCTATGGGGATGGCAGGTTACCACACCACATATTATCACAGATGATATGTGGAATGAGATGTTTGCTACTCTAATTCAGGACAAATACAATCTTGGCATGAATCAATTCTTTGACGCGAACAACCCGTGGGCACAACAATTAATAATGGTGCGGATGCTTGAAACAGTGGAAAGAGGCTGGTGGAATGCTGATTCTGCTATCATTCAAGAACTTACAAGGCAATATATGGAATCTGTTGCAAAGCATGGTTCAGGTTGTTCTGCTGCTCAGTGTGCTAATAAGCGATTCGATGAATTCATTGCCAGACACAGATTTAAAAATGTAACTGGTTCTCCAGCAACATTTGAACCAGGACAGCAATTACCAGCAACCTCAAATACACCCGGACAACCAGGAGTTACACCAGGAGCTTCACCAGGACAGTCAGGAGCTACAGCAACTGAGGTAGAAGCAGCAACTGCACAGGAACCATCAGCAGGAGAAACAGGTGAAAAGGGACAAAAGGCTTATGAGGTAGATAAAACTGATCCTGGCGCTTCTGGCATTCCTGACAAAACACTTACTTACGTTGCGACTGGATTAATTGGCATACTGCTGCTTCTTGGTGCAGGGTTCTTTAGAGAAAGTATCCTAAGCTTCTTAGGACTGTCCAGAAAATAAAAATTTCTTTCCCCCATTTTTATTTTTTTAAATAGAGCTTTAATTGGTATTTAAATTTATAATTTGATTCATTCAAATTAAAGTAATAAAAATAGGACTTAATACAGCTTAAAAGTAATAATTATTGGCTTAGTATTACAGATAAGCCTAAATAAAACCAGAAAGTAATAATAAACATTAAATAGAAAGTATTATATATGCTAAAAATGTAAAAATTGGACTGATTACTATGTTAGAATTATTATGGCAACTGGGAATATTATCAGCAGCCCTGGTGTTTGGTGTTAAAATAGGACTTGCAGCAGGATTCGCCGGTCTTTCAAAGAAGGCTACAGCAGCAATAGCAGCAGGATATGGTGCAGGAATATATATTTTGACATTTTTAATTTCAGGATACACCGATCTGGTATATAAAGTTATGTATGATTATAATTTTGCTATATTCACAGCTATGGCGCTTGTTATCATATATGCGGGTTTCCACACCATCAGAGAATGGAAGGTGCACCGTAAAAATCATGCTAAAGCATCGTGTGCTGCTATGATTGCACCCTGCCCCTGCTGTTTTGGAGCGGTTTTAGCAGCAATAGTGCTTGCATCCCCATTTATTGGAGTTTCAACAGCATTTGTTGGGCAATATGTGGCTGTTTTTTTAAGTATAACTGTACTGGCTTTTTATTTTGCATCTGGTGCAGTGGTTAGAATTACAAAGCAGCCTTACCCTATTTTACTTGGTAATTTCATGCTTTTTGTTGGATTTTACTTTTTAGCGTCTGCTATAGTTATTCCCAATATAAGTAAGGTTCTTCAATCCCCTATGAACCCAATGGATGTACCATCCACTGAAACACTGATCTATGCATCAGTATTTGTGCTTGTACTGATGTTTGCAGGATTTTATATAACAAAAAAGAAGAGTGATTTAATACAAAAATGAGGTGATATATGATGGTGGTAGTTCCTGGAAGTGATATGTTAGCAGCGGCTTTGCATGTGATATCGCAGAGCCTTCTTATACCGGTTATTGTGGGGCTTTTAGCCTTCATGGTTTATGCAATAATCAATTTTGGAGGTTTAATCTCAGAATATTCCGGTAGAATCAATTTTGATGCGGGAAAAGTGGAAAAACTTATAAAAGAAATTTCAAATCCGGGCACCCCAGAAAATATAATGGAAGTAGTGGAAAAGAGTGGTTTACCCCAAAACCACAAAGAAATACTCATAAAAATTGCCGGATCCAGCAATATAGGTTCTAAATCCAGAGAAGCTCTGGCAAGAAAATTAATAGAAAACGAAGAGCTTAAAATAGCTAAAAGTCTTGAAAAAACAGATATGGTCACAAGACTTGGACCCACACTGGGACTAATGGGCACACTGATACCTATGGGGCCAGGATTAGCAGCTCTTGGTGCTGGAAACATCGCCGGCCTGGCACAGGCCATAATAATTGCATTCGACACCACAGTAGTTGGACTTGCTGCAGGTGGTATTGCTTTTGTGATTTCCAAGGTCAGAAAACGCTGGTATGAGGACAACCTCACCACCCTGGAAACACTATCAGAATCAGTTCTGGAGGTTTTAGATGCTTCGAAGACAAAAACGCCGATTACTCAATAGAGAAGATGAAGACCCCATGGCAGGCTCAGCCAACCTCGTAGACGCCATGCTTGTACTGTCTGTAGGATTTTTAATATTTCTGGTTGTATCCTGGAATATGCAGAGTGTGATGTTCAGTGACGCATCACCAGAAGAGAAAAAACAGACCATGGAAGCCATGCAGAAAGCAGCTGAAATACAGCAGGGAAAAGAATTAAACAACACACCCCAAATTCAATCAGGCGAAGGAGAAGGGTTTGTTGAAATGGGAAGAGTGTACAAAGACCCTAAAACAGGTAAACTAATCATGATAGAAGGATAATTCCTTTTTTAAGCCCTTTAAATTATTATTTTTTAAAATTATAATATCAAATAGAAACATTTATATATATACTGAAATCATATTTCAGTTCAGTTGATTTGATCTTTAAGTTCTACAATATTTCAACGTGATTTTCTATGGATAAAAATATCAAATTACTGATACTTGGTGTAGCTGGGCTTTTTGCCCTGTTTATACTTTTAGTAGGTGTAGGTTTAATGATGGGTCCTATTGGTCCCATATTTGGAGGAACAGTTGCAGTCATACCTATCCAGGGTGAAATAGGTTATGCATCTTCAGATATACTTGGTGGAAGTATTACCAGTCCAGATACAATAAAAGATCAGATTAAAGATGCTGAAGAAGACCCCACCATAAATGCAATCCTTCTGGATATAAATAGTCCGGGAGGAACACCAGTTGCAAGTACAGAAATCATGGAAGCTGTTAAAAATTGTAGCAAGCCCGTTGTAGCATGGATAAGTGATACAGGAGCATCAGGTGCCTATCTTGTAGCATCAGGAGCAGATAAGGTTGTTGCAAGTAGATCATCATGGGTTGGAAGCATAGGCGTTATAATAACCCTAACAGATCTCTCTGATCTTTATAAAGCCATTGGAGTTGATATATACTCCATTAAAGCAGGTAGATTTAAGGACATGGGTGCTAATTACAGAGATTTAACCGGTGAAGAAAAGCAAATGCTCCAGGATATGATCAATGAAGAACATAATAATTTCATTTCCATTATTGCAGAAAACAGAAAATTAGACATTAACCACGTGAGAAGTTTAGCTGAAGGACAGGTATTCACAGGCGCACAGGCAAAGGAACTTAAATTAATTGACGAAACCGGTGGAAAGGATCAGGCTCTGGATATTGCAGCAGAGCTTGGAGGAATTGGAATTGGGGAGCAATACGAGGTTGTAACCATGACCCGGCCGCAGACAATTGAAGATATTTTAAGTGGTTTATCATCTAAAATTGGTTACTCTGTGGGCAGGGGAATTGGGAGTATAATTAAAAATGATAATCTTCAAAATTTATTTTATTAAAAAGTGACAATTAAATTTAAATCAAATAAAATCAAATAAGTAAGTTATACTTAAAAAAATATAGAATTTTAAAATAATTGAATTAACCCGAATACCTGGAGGTTAAGTTATGGTTGTTAAAGTTGAAGTATTTACATCTCCTTCATGCCCATACTGCCCTATGGCTATTGACGTTGTAGATGCGGTAAAAAAAGAAATGCAGGACGATATTGAAGTTGAAAAAATTGATATCATGAAAAACCGGGAAAAAGCAGTTGAATACGGCTTAATGGCAGTTCCTGCCGTTGCTATTAACGGCGTTATTAAATTTGTTGGTGCTCCTTTAAAGGAAGAACTGGAAAAAGCAATTAAAGAAGAAATTGTTCGATGAAAAAAATGGAAGTTCACAGTGAATCTTTTCTTGGAGGGTCAAAAAACTATAATCTGGGGAAATTAACTGAAAAAAAACAAAATCCTCCTTATGGGATTACTACAGGAAGCGGTGCAGCAGCTGCGGCTCTTGCTGCATTTTTATCCCTGAAAAATAAGAAGATACCTGCTGTAACTGTTGATTCTCCTTTTGGAAAACTTGATATTGATGTTTACTGTTTTAAAAAATTAAATTCTAATTCTGGAAGGGCATGCATAATCAAAATGCCCTATAACGACCCTGATGTTACCAAGAACCTTAAAATATGTGCTGATGTCAGGATCAATGATTTTAACAAAATAACAGTGAAAGGCGGTAAAGGGGTGGGTGTTGTAACAAAGCCTGGCCTTCAGGTTCCTGTTGGTAAACACTCCATAAATCCAGTTCCTATGCAGATGATAAAATCTAACCTCCAAAAAGTTCTCCCTGATGGAAAAGGGGCTGAAGTAACTATTTTTGTGCCCCGTGGAGAAGAAATTGCAAAAAAAACTATGAACTCCCGTCTTGGAATTACAGGAGGAATTTCAATACTTGGAACAACAGGTATTGCTCGCCCCATGTCTTCTAATGCTTATAAAAAGTCCTTAGCATGCCAGATTGATGTTGCAGTTGCTGAAGAATTCAAAGATCTGATTTTTGTCCCGGGAAATATTGGAGAACGAATTGCAAAGGAAATTTTAGATGTTAATGAAGACCAGATAGTCCAGATGGGAAACTTTGTGGGTTTTATGCTTGATAAAGCCCAAAAGAAGGGAGTTTGTAAAATTACATTGCTGGGACACGCTGGAAAAATCGTTAAAATTGCGGCTGGAATATTTAACACCAAAAACAGTGTTGCAGATGGAAGACGTGAAATAATAGCGGCTTACTGCGGACTTTCAGGTGCTGACAGACAATTAATAGATCAAATTTTTAGATCAAAAACCACTGAGGATATGATAGATATTTTAGATAGAGAAAACATGACTCTGGACGTTTTTAGTAGGATAGGAGAAGCTGTTAAAGAAAAATGTCAGGAAAGAGTGGAAATAGATTTTGATGTTATTATTGTTAGAATGGATGGTAGGATCCTTAACAAGCCCTGAAATCCTATTAATTAAACATAAATTCATAACTGCTTCTTTTAATTAATGATATGCATTTAAACTGATCTAATTACATTTAAAATCATCTGTATTTAATAGATTGGAGCTGAAAATCATGGAAAAATCATTCACCCACCTTTCAAAAAAAGGTGTTCACATGGTAGAAGTATCAGATAAACCAGTTGTAAAAAGAACTGCTATAGCAAAGGGTAAAATAGATCTGCAAAAAGAAACCATCAGGCTCATTGAAAATGAGGAAATAAAGAAGGGTAATGTGCTTACAACAGCCCAAATTGCAGCTATAAGTGCTGTAAAGTCAACACATCATCTTATTCCCTTGTGCCACTCCCTTAAAATTACAGGGGTTGATGTGGGGTTTAATGTAAATAGTGAAGATATTGAAGTTGAAATCAGTGTTACGTCCCTTGGAAAAACCGGCGTTGAAATGGAAGCACTTACAGGAGCAAGTGTAGCACTTTTAACCATCTGGGACATGGTAAAAAGTGTCGAAAAAGATGAAAACGGCCAATATCCTTCAACTAAAATTTCTGACATTGTTGTTGTTAAAAAAGAGAAAAAATAATTGACTTATCTTTTATTTTTAACTTTTTACTGCTCCACCAATAGCGCCACCAATTCCCATCAGGATCAAAGACTGGATGATGGATATAACAACAAGTATTATTCCGGCTGCAAGTCCTGCTAAAAACCCTGCAATACCTGCAAACAATGCTCCACCAATTACGATCAGCACAGCAAGCACTATTCCTCCAAAAGCACCGGCTACGGCTGCATTCCAGGCACCATTCAAGACTCCGCCGCCGACCATTAAACCAACAATCAAGCCTGCTACAAACAATCCAAAATAAAAGCCTATCGCACCTGCAAAGCCAAATAATGCAGGCAATATAATGGATAAAATAAACCCAATTACTACTGCTCCCCAGTTTACCATTTAAATACCTCCTTTAGATAAATTATTATTATGTTCTTACTTTTTAATATATTTTTCTTTTTAATCCTGAAAATCCCTTTAAAATAAAGGTAATTGCCTGTTAGAAACATGCTGGAATTACTGGAATGATTTCAGGTTTTATCTTTCTAATTTTAACTTATTACCTGTATAATTTGTTCTACATTTAAGAATTTTTGTTATATACAACTTTGTGATTAAAAACTCACAGAATAATATAAAAAGTATTGGAAACTACTAAAACTATGGAAACACTAAATCCAGAAATCAAAGATATAATCGCTGATTGCTATCCTCAAATCAAAGAGCTTAACCCTGCTCAAAAAGCAGTTGTAGATTCAGGATTACTTGAAAATAACTCTAATTACATAATAGCTATTCCAACTGCAAGTGGAAAAACACTTCTTGGATTAATTACAGCATTAAATACGATTTTAAAGGGAGGTAAAGTGGTATATGCTGCTCCCTTAATATCAATTCAGAATGAAAAGCTTGCAGAATTTAAAAAGTTTGAAAAATTTGATATCAAAGTAGGAAAGCATCCAGGTTCCGCGGATTTATCAGTAATGGTCTTTGAATCATTTGATGCAATAACAAGATTTTCATGGAACACTCTTCGTGAAATTGATCTTCTAATTATTGATGAATTTCACATGATTGGTGAATATTCTCGAGGTCCGACAATTGAATGTGCGATAAGTCGATCAAAAATAATAAACCCTTCTCTTAGAATTATTGCACTTTCAGCAACGCTCAAGAATATGCAGGAGCTTTCAAGCTGGTTAAATGCAGAAGTTGTGGAGCATGATTACAGACCAGTTCCCCTCTATAAAGATATACTCATAACTGAAGAATATGGATTAAAAAACAAGAATGACATCGTTTTACGTGTTTTGAATGAATCCATTGAAGATTCATCCCAGATCCTTGTTTTTGTATCTACCCGCAGGTTTACAGAGTCTCTTGCAAATTATATCTCTGGAAAAATCAAGAAAAAGATTCCAAAAGATAAAAAACTGGCTTTTAGAGCTGTAGCTGAAAAAATACTGGATGTTCCAAGAAAAAAAGGATCACAGCCAACTTCTATTTGTTTAAAACTTGCAGAATACGCCCAAAATGGTGTAGCATTCCACCATGCAGGCCTTTTTGATAAGCAACGCCAGATAATTGAAGAAGAGTTCCGTGCAGGTAACCTTTTAATGATAACTGCCACTCCAAGCCTCATGTATGGAGTAAATCTTCCATCTAAAAACGTTATAATAAGAGATTACACTCGCTGGACATCACAGGGACCTCAAAGTATTCCTGTGTTTGATTATGAGCAAATGTCAGGTCGTGCAGGTCGGCCGGGCTATGATACTGAAGGATATTCTTATTTAATTGCTAAAACGTTAGATGAAGCTTATAATTTAAAAGATCATTATATTCATGGAGAAATAGAATTAACAAACTCCAAACTGATAGAGAATAAAGATGCTGTTTACAGGCAGATAATAGCTCAAATTGCATCTTCACTTGCTAAAAACCCACATGATATCATTGAATTTTTTGGTAAAACATTTTATGGTTTCCAGATGAATACCAACGATTTTTTTGGCACTCTTTCAGTTGATACCATGGAATACGAGATAAATAACGCCCTTGAATTCCTTGTTCACAATGGAATTATTCAACTAACTCCAGAAGGGCTTAAAGCCACAGATTTGGGTAATTTAATTGCAAGAAGCAACTATTCTGTAGAAACAGCAGTTAGACTTAAAGAATATGCAAAAAGAGGAGATATTGATATATATCAACTTATTTATGATATTTCAAGGACTCCGGACATGCCTAAAATTTCATTTAAAAGCCGTAAGAGCAAAGAACCTGTAATGGATAAATTAAACGGCTCTGGAATCTTTGCATGCGATATTGGCAATGATGAAGCCACAGCAGCAGCTCTTTTAGAATGGATAGATGAGAAAAGTGAATATGAAATTGAGAATGCATTTAATGTGTATGCTGCAACCACAAGAAGGGCGGCTTATGAAGCATCGCGAATGGTAAAATTCTTTAAAGAAATCTGTCATGTTTTAAACAGTTATTCATACTCCAGCGACCTTGATAAGCTATCAGCACGTCTTTACCATGGAGTTCGTGAAGATATCATTCCACTTGTTGTAAGCGTTAAACGACTTGGACGAAAACGTGCGCGCGCACTTGTAGATGCATTTGGAAGTGATTTAAGATATGTTTCAATGGATGAACTTCTTAAAATAGATGGAATAGGGCCTAAAACTGCTGAATCAATTATGAAGAAGTTTGGTAAAGAAGAATTCGTCAAGTTTGAGCCTTAATCAATATTATATAAGAGATTTATATGTTAGGACTAGAAAGTCTTGATTTTTCAAAGAAAATTGAAAAAAATGAACTTTTAATTATCCTAAAGAAAGAAGCCTCAGATATCCCAATAATAGAAATTATGAAGGCCTGTAATTTCTTAAGAGAAGACAGAAAATATTTATGCCCTGTAAAAGAAAATCAGAAAAATAATCCCCGGGCTGTTTGCGGATTTTGCATTGCTGAACAGGATGAGGATATGCTCTAATAATTTTTTGAGGTTTATTATGGCTGAAACTATTGAAGATCTTGACTTTTCAAAGAAAATTTCAAAAAAAGAGCTTCTGGACGTTTTAAAGAAGGAAGCCTCACGAATTCACATGTATGACATAATGATGGCCTCTACATTCATTCAGGAAGATGCAAAGTACATGCAGGCAGGTTACAGAGAAGAATTTGTTGAAAGATTCACCAGAGCATTTATAAATCGTTTTAAAGACATAAAAGAAGACAAAGAGGAATACAGTGGATATGTTGATAATAATAAGCTTAAAGAGTTTATAGATGTACTTGAAAAGCAGATAAAGGAATCCAGTATCAGACAGGAGCTTTATTTTCTTCGTTTAGCAAAAATTGTTTCCATTTATACTACATTTATATTAGAAGCGTCAATCCACCCGGTTGGGACTTCATTTCCAGGAGGATTTAAAGTTAGATTTAAAAATGGAGAATATTTATGTCCTGTAAAGGAAAAACAGTTGAATACTCCTGGCGCTTTGTGCAGATTCTGCGTTTCAAAACAGGATAAAAATGTAATTAGCAAATAATCGGAGACATCAGCAGAATTATATTATTTACCCACTAATA from Methanobacterium sp. harbors:
- a CDS encoding cobaltochelatase subunit CobN, translating into MRRQVILIVMTFVFALLLCGAVAAATTEGDSGSINVTQQSNNSSVNQSENVEVKEAKPKMAIFLHDADLRSAEAFDKIPVADRPVNLSIYRTLKAAEYINETLDLTKYRVIIVQTGGHGGAPTQQLNAMLPLLRSARDAGAEIAIMGVGHNISTINLTQHPFISGYFQNLVHFGTIPNSINAHNLLNYTYSKFMNGTANIHPPAHLPTPGIYHPNAPGFFFNNTADYISWAKNRTDNRFDATKPTVGILACPQFTSGYVMDEFVRKIEEHGANVMIVYPVRGTITDVSIRNPEIPLFYMDSKPLVDVVISFHNVVKTIPDEMRVDQFKELNVSVLGGISLGGMFGRMTPEEWKNSTRGVDLAHVGFIFTPKELIGVAAPTVIAGIHIDESGARIDVPIPEQITRLVGRAINHALLKHKENKDKNIAIIHFEYAAAGLNIHKSLEQLLSAMYSEKYTVNPMNESEITNAMIAHGRNIGMWAQSTLEMMVQNHRDKLVLIPISEYEKWFKDIIPEHRQKEVLAFWGEPANGSMVVKHEGKPYFVIPMVRTGNIMIMPQPSRSGGTVDERVVYHDAKMPPHHQYIAFYLWLQRQNIDAIIHFGTHGTQEWLPGKERGLSVDCWPSLMSGEIPIIYPYIVDNVGEATIAKRRGDAVIISHMTPQLVAAGLHGDLRILHDMIHHYKEIPDPVVQDGERRQVIKKAIDMNIDKEMGMPGFEGIPWDLNLTDMIHKHIHMIESQVIPVGLHILGEIPNKALMKETVLKMLGPVFIKEIITVGNITGVYECKVEEDARARAKDMLDMALLNKTSLIDIQRQILNNNSSDKLTKDLEKGILYFKNFLLVDSEIKSIISALSGGFIPPSSGGDPIRNPESLPTGRNLYSFDPREIPTKTSWEIGRNTLHAFLEEYNATHGKYPDKIAFILFAGETMRHRGVAEAQILYALGVEPVWDSSNRVRTDIRVSNGLRLIPDDKLGRPRIDVVVTITCLYRDTFSCRVNLIDAAVRLVANHTENGQINHIRRNYLELRDKLMKDGVSDENANRLASARIFGPASGAYGLGLGNAVADSGTWGERSELASFYLNRMGNIYSANMWGEHNRSVFEQILRKTDVAIFSRSSNNWGLLTTDHPFEFLGGLSMAIEHLDGRKPQLMITDLRNPYGDTKIISLDRMLRTELRARPYNPRWIKGLMEHGFSGAREMSDVITNLWGWQVTTPHIITDDMWNEMFATLIQDKYNLGMNQFFDANNPWAQQLIMVRMLETVERGWWNADSAIIQELTRQYMESVAKHGSGCSAAQCANKRFDEFIARHRFKNVTGSPATFEPGQQLPATSNTPGQPGVTPGASPGQSGATATEVEAATAQEPSAGETGEKGQKAYEVDKTDPGASGIPDKTLTYVATGLIGILLLLGAGFFRESILSFLGLSRK
- a CDS encoding DUF2162 domain-containing protein; protein product: MLELLWQLGILSAALVFGVKIGLAAGFAGLSKKATAAIAAGYGAGIYILTFLISGYTDLVYKVMYDYNFAIFTAMALVIIYAGFHTIREWKVHRKNHAKASCAAMIAPCPCCFGAVLAAIVLASPFIGVSTAFVGQYVAVFLSITVLAFYFASGAVVRITKQPYPILLGNFMLFVGFYFLASAIVIPNISKVLQSPMNPMDVPSTETLIYASVFVLVLMFAGFYITKKKSDLIQK
- a CDS encoding MotA/TolQ/ExbB proton channel family protein gives rise to the protein MVVVPGSDMLAAALHVISQSLLIPVIVGLLAFMVYAIINFGGLISEYSGRINFDAGKVEKLIKEISNPGTPENIMEVVEKSGLPQNHKEILIKIAGSSNIGSKSREALARKLIENEELKIAKSLEKTDMVTRLGPTLGLMGTLIPMGPGLAALGAGNIAGLAQAIIIAFDTTVVGLAAGGIAFVISKVRKRWYEDNLTTLETLSESVLEVLDASKTKTPITQ
- a CDS encoding DUF2149 domain-containing protein; translation: MLRRQKRRLLNREDEDPMAGSANLVDAMLVLSVGFLIFLVVSWNMQSVMFSDASPEEKKQTMEAMQKAAEIQQGKELNNTPQIQSGEGEGFVEMGRVYKDPKTGKLIMIEG
- the sppA gene encoding signal peptide peptidase SppA, which encodes MDKNIKLLILGVAGLFALFILLVGVGLMMGPIGPIFGGTVAVIPIQGEIGYASSDILGGSITSPDTIKDQIKDAEEDPTINAILLDINSPGGTPVASTEIMEAVKNCSKPVVAWISDTGASGAYLVASGADKVVASRSSWVGSIGVIITLTDLSDLYKAIGVDIYSIKAGRFKDMGANYRDLTGEEKQMLQDMINEEHNNFISIIAENRKLDINHVRSLAEGQVFTGAQAKELKLIDETGGKDQALDIAAELGGIGIGEQYEVVTMTRPQTIEDILSGLSSKIGYSVGRGIGSIIKNDNLQNLFY
- a CDS encoding MJ0307 family thioredoxin — encoded protein: MVVKVEVFTSPSCPYCPMAIDVVDAVKKEMQDDIEVEKIDIMKNREKAVEYGLMAVPAVAINGVIKFVGAPLKEELEKAIKEEIVR